The genomic segment ACTGGTTTGACGACTTGGTTGACGGCTTTGTGTCTCGCTGTGTTGTCTGCTTTGTTCCCGGTTTGGTTGGCCACTGTGTTGTCTGCTTGGTTGGCGACTCGGTTGTCGGCTTGACTGGAGGCTAGGTTCACGGCTAGGCACTCTTGGCCTGTCTTCTAAATGTTCTCGTACTTGTAAGGGTTCGTTGTTTTTATAGTGTCGGGagcatgtgtgtgtttttctcgtgCCCTCCCGTGAACAGCCTCCAGGAGAGCCGTCTGGTCTCGTGTGGTGTCGATGACGGTGATGATGATGATGGTGATGGTGTCTCGGGCGTCTCGGTAGAGGAACTTTTTGGCGCACGTCGGCCTCAGAAGGCAGGAAGGTCTTTTGTCTGTCTTTTGTCGGTCTTGAGGAGTTCCCACTGTTGCAATCGACGCGGCAGCAGTCGCCCCCGTGCCGATTTCTTTCTCCGAGGCAGCCATCGTCAAGGTTGTCCCACCGCAGATCGTGATTACGGCAGACGTAGTCCGACTTGTTTGCAGGCCGATGAGGACCTGCACACTTGTCGTGTGTCCTGCAGTATCGTCGTCCAAAAAGTGAATactcgtcgtcttcgccaGGAATGTCGCTGTAGTACGTTGAGGAATGAAAGCTGCTGATGCTCTCGTTCCAGCTCCGGCTCCGTCTGTACGCGCTGCCCATGCCATAGAAagtgtcgccttcctcgtcttcgagcAACCTGCCACACAGGGCGTCGGTCAGAGTGGCCTGAGAAGCTCCAACGGGTCGCCGACACGTAGTTCCCCTTCCTCGACTGTCGTGTGTATTCGCTTCATGAGTGCCAGGGAACAGAGGGCAGTCGGCATTCGTGTAGCCCCTCGACTCATCTGACGATTCAGAAGACAATGTAAAGAAAGCGACGCAGTCACCAAAGTCGGAAGCTGCAGTGCGGCAAAGAAGCCAGGGAGCCAGATTGTGCGACACCACCTACTCCGCGCAAGAGCTTGGCGTGTGATTAGACAGTTTGATGCTGGGGAACGAAGCGCATCACATGCACTGAGGAACAGGACTCAACATCCACACAGAGCTCCGAATCACATCCGGCGAGACACCCCAACACAGTTAAAGACTGTGAAATTCTGTCGGTGACTCCGGATTCTCTAGATTGTGACTTCCGTCGAAAGACTGTATTGGCCATGAGCGGAGACAGATAAATCAAGTCTGATGGAATTTACGATTGAGTATTCACCTCTATACCGACTAAAAACACAATTATGCTGGCTGTTAGATTCGTGTCTTTGCGGACGATCCAAATGCCTCTTAAATCTGGACATTTTGCTGTCAACAACGTCAGCGCTGTCGCAGTATTCTGAGCGGTTTTCTTCAGTACGCGTTTTTTGAAACGCGTAACACTATGATCCTCACTTAAACGGTCGTATCCCAATCTGCACCGAGGCGGAGAGGAGCTGTGACACACTCGTCCTCGGTCGCTCTCGACATTCAGGGAAGAAGGTCCCGCCTTCGTAATTTGGGAACGACTCCAGCATGTTAGGGCTCTGCTTCGGGGAAGGACACCTGGAGTTTTGAACACGCAGAAGGCTCTTTTATTAAAATTATCAAAACCCGTGTGGCGGTAGAACTGTTCGAGGGAAGTTGGCTGTGTGTGGTGCTGAGAAATCTCCGAGTGAACGTGATACCATTCTCCGGTAACGGGCTCCCTTCATGCCGCATGCTCTGGCAAAAAAGCTCCTTTCTTCCAGCACACATTAACCTAACAGAACTTCACtggtttctctttttcacaTGATTAGGCAAGAGGTTGTGTTTGTCGGTCACTTGAGGAGGCCCACGTACTCAACAAGATCCACATTTAGGACACAGCACGGCGGCGTTTGCCTTCGTGAGAGTTTGAGTGGTGTCGCCGACCCTTTTGCCTTACGCTGAAATTCCTGCAGGAGATAATCCTTCTTCCTTAGGAAGTGACGTAACTGTAGACAGAGTGCGACATGCATCAATACATCTGCACTTGAGAGGAGTTGCCCACCTCTGCGTTAAGAAGCTCCACCAGAGCCATGAGCCGCTCAAAATGCTTGATCAGCATCTCCCACTGCCACATTGACTGCAACACAATCAGATGTTATTTCTTGCTGTGTATTAGGAGCACTTCGAAGAGCACAATATCCAGTTTGGGCATTTCGTGAGACAAGGGGCACGTAAACTGTTCGACCCCAGCTCCGAGTTCAGACATCGCGAGCCTGGTAAAAACGAGACATACCTCGCGAATTTCCTCCTTCAATGCACGCACTTCCTCATcgctgagaaaaagaaactcaTGGTGTTGCAGCACAACAGGAAAAGAACCACATTCCTGGAGATGCGATTGATTGCCCATAGTTTAGATGACCAGGTCGTCGTTTTCCGTTGAATCACCCGGTGCATAGGGTGTCATATCGCAGGGAAGATTTATTACCGTTTTATATTCTTATGCGAAAGCGCTCCCGCGTACGTGCCATCTCGATTTTGTTGATGTAACACATCGCAGATGCCAGTTCACTCAGAATCAGTACTCTGTTGTCACCTCGAGAAATAACCTCTAACGGGTCATCCGGTGCGGGTCATGATGGCAGACCGACTACACATTTTAACCTCGAAAGGGACCTGAGAGGCACCTTGGCGACGAACTGAAAACTTACACGATCTCATCCCGTGCTGTCTTGCTGCCGACGCCTCCGTTCTGCGACAATAAAGCAGCGCTGACCAGTTCCGACCCAGATATACATGCGATCTTGACACTGGTACGCACGCTTTGGTGTGCGCTTATTACCACTGCATTACACCACAAACCGTATACTGTGCAAATGTTGGTCTCGTGTTTAGACTGTCTAACTCAGCAGCAGTTGCTGGATGTGTCCACCAACTGATCGAAGGGAACACGGCGTCGCGATGGATCGCTGCATCTGCGTATTCAAATTCATAAGGACACCAAGCACATATTCTGCATGGACAGATAGACGTCAAACGTTTCTGAAAAGTGCTCCTCTTCCAATCAAGGGCCTGCGTTACCTGAAGAGCATTGATAATGTTGTCTATTGCTTCATCGCGGCGGTACTGCAGAGAGCTCAGCCGCAGGACTTCTTCTGCGGGGACAACATCAAGCGAGACGCGACGGGCACGTGTTAAACTTCACGCCTTACAAATGCATGTGGAACGTGAGGTCAGAGCCGTTCCGTTGGTCTGATTTGCTGCGTTTTTCGGAGGTGTGTAGTTACCCGAGAGATTGTCGATCAGTCCAGTTTGATCCGCCACCTGATCTTGTAATGTTTCTATGAATGAGCTGTCAAGATCACGACATACAGCAGTCAGAACAAAAGACAAACCCCGCACCGTTAAGGGGGATATGGGACTCAcgtgcctcttcctcctgatTTAAAACGCTATTTTCATCTGTCATTTCCGGGAGTAGGCTTTCAATCGTTGACCAATGAAAAGGTGCGTATCATGTGGCTCTGACTTACTTGGCTGACGCCATGTCAGGATTGTAACAACCGCTGTTGGCCACCTCCGAGGATTCGGCTGACACACTGGCTGTGCAGCGACTGATAAGGAGTCTCAGACCCGCCAGCCAGTTTTCAAAGTCGCGATGAACGCTGCTTATCAATTCGAATGTCTGCAGCATCAACGTGCAGAGACGTGCGGCCGGAGCTAGAGATGTGATCATTGACTGCGTCGTGCGAGTGCTCCAGCATGACCATTTTCAGCGAAACATTTCTCCAGGAATTCGTGCACCTGTGTGCCTGAGGCATTTCTAAGCTCTTTTTCTGATTCACAATCTGAAACGACTTTGATCGAGTCCCGTTACGTCTGTAATTGTGAAGCCGTCATGAGCGCATAAACATGCAGGCAAATGTGCGCGTGCCTGAGTGAAACTTGCACTATACGTGTCCTGTCTGTGTTATAGCTAATCTTATAAAACCGGTGACGAAAGATACAAGTAAACAAGAACAAAGGTGAGCTGTCAGGCTTACCTCCTCATGCTTGGTGAAGATCGTAAGCGAATGGAAATTAGCTTCGCCATCGACATTTGGGACGACCTCGACCACATCTTTTAGTGGTACTGTttgagaaaaggaaaacatcACTTAACGCGCAAATCGTTAGACTGGCTGGCGTAGTTTTCACTCACATATTATCTTGCGCCCATCTCGAAGAATTAGAAACAGTACGTTTGGTCGTATAAAGTGGGTTGTCCGTACGTACCACTCTCATCCTCGAATTTTCAAGCTAATTAGAAGACATTCTTTGAATGCAGAAGTAAAAACTGACACGGGGTAGAACTAAGGATTCTACTGAGACCAAGAACAACGAGCCTTCCAATTAACCAATCAGTAGCCTCAGGATTTAAAACCATTGTCGTACGTGAACGTTGGTCCGACTCTTCACAAAGCTGCCTCCTGTTGTCTCACGTTTTGTTTACTCGTACCAAGAACAACTACGGAAGTCCATGCAGAAAGACAGTCCTAAACGGCTGTCTTTATTGATTTTGGGTGTTGCTTTCCCGTTCCTTTTCACGGCGACCGGATTACTGGACTCGGAGAGGTACAGATCTTTACTGTTTTTTCGGCTACCGGTTCAAGACAAAACTGGTATTTCGGTCAAGTGCTAATTTCCGCATGATGGGTGTAGATATCCCGTTCATAGTTAACTCAGACGGGGCGGGGCGCGTGAACGTTTCATGTTGGAAACTCGCGCCACAGTGTATGGCCACGTGCTGGGCTTGCCGATTGCCACCCGCAGGAGCGCTTACTTGTCTCGTTCATATCAACGAATTCGGTTTGCTCTTCGTTCCATCTGCAATCGGCATGTTAACAACAGTCGGTAATTCTGATTGCAGTGACACGATACTTCGTCGGTGTGCGTGTGTGAGTGGAAATTTACAGGCTGTAATGTGATCACGCGTGGGAGCAGTCACCAGCCTTCCGGTCTTACTCGATTGAGGGGACACAGCCGATCTGTAAATATTCCTCCGAGGGATGTAGCTTCACCCAGCAGGTGTTGACGCTGTTGGTTGGATCCAGCTGGGCTTCATCCGTCACCGATTCGCGCGAACGACGCTACAGCGCACCACGACACACTCGCGGAGGGCTCGTGGTAGAAGAAGGCTTCAGAGCGCACTATTCCCTGCTTGTCTATGCGAAGAATAAAAGTGATTCTGGCGGACTGTATACCTTTCTTGTTGAACAAACTAGATGCTTCGTGTGCTTACACACAGCGCGATTGTTGTTTCTCCGAGGAGCGGCAAACGCACAAATACCGGAAACGCGGCAGTATGCGTTTCACAACAGGAAACTCGAGAGCTAGCTGAAAAAAAATTTTTGAACATTTTCTGCCCTATGTGTGAAAAGACGTGTAAGCAGAGACTCGCTTGTTTTCCGGCTGTGGCAGCCCTGCTTGCAGATCGTGTAGAGTTAGTTCTGCTTGGCGTTCGTGGATGACCAGGTCTGCAATATTCACGTGATATGAAATACGCGGAACTGTGCTGGTTTTGGGAAAAATGAGGATGCAGAAGCTCAGTGTGGTGCCACCAAGCTAAACTAACTGTGCCTGACGCATATGGAAAAGCTTTTTTTCCGACCTGTGGACATGCATTAGCCAATGCACTTGTGACGAAGAATGTGAATAATAATGAACGTTCTGTTGGTTTAAATCCGACCACTGGTGCGAGTGGCTCCGCATTTGCTTTGCTATATAAACGTATTTCCCATCCAAGTGCGCGACAACTGGGATGATGAGAAGGATCCCTGTGCTGTCATGTCGTACCTCTGCCAGAAAGAACGGGCAGCCTGCCTTGAGAATCGACAGGAGCTCATTGTCCTCCATTTTTGCTCAGCGAAAAAGGCGTCAGTTCGGGAACAGAAAAGGACGGAACAGTTTAGTGGCGTGTCCGTTTCTGACACTGGCTTGGTAGCCAGAGGAACTAAGCAGCATTCGCCCTTGATCCTTACGCCATCATCCTTTCACGTTCCGTCAGGCGTTTTCTGTTCCCAGCATGCAGCGCATACACCTTCACAAATGCGAAAACAGTAAAGCGGCCGAGCATACCTGAGAGCTGATACTACATCTTACGGCCACAACAAATTCGACGCGGCCGAAGATGTGGCAAAAGCGGAGGCGCATTAGAAGAAATGGGATATCCGCTTCATGAATTCGAGACACGAGGTGGGGTGCTATCACTTTGAAAAACAACAAGAAGTACGTTCTTCAAATCGTTCCTGAACTGTCGCCGCCGAAGTACACGGGACCTGGCAGACATTGAGATTCTGGGTGAGATTGAGTCGATGCTGAAAGGGGAAGCAAGTACATCCTCGACTGCTCATTGTTTCTCTGGCTTGGCTCAAACTGAACCCGTCTGTTGTAAATGCTCTACCAGAGACTGCTTTCTGACCGGGAAAAAGGCTGGCTGCGCCTCGGACTCAAAAACTGGAACACCAGAAAGACAGCTTAATCGAGCTTACATAAGATAGGTTGCCTTCGATAAAAACAATGACTGTCCCAGCCCCAGATGTACAGGCAAGCCAAGTCTGCTGTTCGAAGTAAATCCACAGAGCGCTGTCCGCCGCAGTGGGGCTCCAAGAACAGAAGGAGGCAGCATCCTTGGGGCTGTTGAGGGATTCGTGCTTGCGCGCGTCGAACATCTTGGCACCTTGTGCACATAGGTACATTGTAGTCTAAATTGGTCTCCAGCTCCAGATAGCGAATCTCCGGACAGTCACACCTTCGTACCTAAACACAAGCAGTTAAGCTTGAGAGAATGAGAAGGATATCTATGCCCGTCGCTACCGTTTTGGTTCAGCATCGCTTATGGGCAGCCACAAACAAAACGGTAGCAAAAGGTAGTGTAACAGGCTCAACAGTGGGCGAAGTTAACTCTGCCAGTAACAAACCCAACACGCATACGATCCAGCAAGTGCTTCCAACCAGCGTGCAAACATGAGTATCACCGTTACCGCACCACATTTCGTGCGCTCCAAATCAGGTCAGCAACTCCGAAAATATCGTGGCTTCGGTCTGTCTGATGGGTCGTCGTCAGCGTTCACAAGTGCATCAGACACAAATTGTTGTTCTACGCCCATAGGCTACGAAAAATAGCTAGCAGAGACTTTCACACGACAACTTCATACGTCGCCCATCGCTAGTTGTTCAGTAGCGGCCAAAACACGACGCcgacgtttttctcttcagggTAAGGGCGCACAAAATGGGACACATCCTAAATCCCGTTTTGCTGAACTGGATCAAGGTGAAATACGTACACATCAATCTCTAGTTTCTGCGTATGCTTCGAGAGAGTTGGAGGATCAGGCGAATGGTAAGGGGATCTGCAAAGAGGGAGGTAACGGCTAAAGCGGACATGATAATAACCGAAAGCAAAGTGCAGCTTGGCTCTTGTTGTATccctgagaaaaacgaacaatAGGGTTTACTCTCAACTGGTGATACAACATTCTTCAGTTAGCATCCATCAGTGACGGGCTATCACTCGATATGGTGCAAAGACCCGACGTAGGCCCCCATGGATGCTCACCACCTTTGCATCGAGAAAGATCGTGGGAGCAGCAGATTGCTGTCAGGCTGCCCCCTTGGAAGTGCCCATGTTCTCCGTATGTTGctcacagagaaaagacatAGACTGCACATGATGGCGTCGTCGCAGGTTTCTCCTGCTGTCAAATCTAGGCTGTAGCGATACACACCGCACTCCAATCACTTTGTGTAACGTTTGCTCGTCGAAACGTTTCCGAAACTGCCGCTCACTTACCCGCCCTTTTATGCATCTACACTACTATGCAGTTTCGATCACGGTTCGTGGACAAACACTCCCCGGAGCTATCAAAAAGCGAATGCTCATCGTATACATAAGCTTGTGAGGAAGTCTTGTCTGGCAAAAGAAGGCCAGGCGGTTGGCCGCTGCGTAGAGGACATTTTTGCAAAACACCACTCACTAATGACGACCAAGAAAAGGCGGCCTTAGGTGTTTTTTGTTATGAGGCCACCGTGCACGCAATTTTAAGAACAGCTGTGTTCTACGGAAGACGCTGTTGAGCTGTAGGGACCTTGTTTTCGCCCCCGTGCACATTATGTTTACGCCGCAAGCAACGCATTTCTGCTGCGCCCCCAAACACGGTGAGACATTTCTCGCAATCCCAATATTGACATTCCTTCACATTTGCAATGCTTCGGGGCTCTGTGCTCTCACCGAATTTCTCCTGCTTGGTTGCCGACTGGTATCGTGAAGTCGTCAACACTCGAGTAGACATGACACACCCACGCGCCACCCGTTCACCTTTGTATACCATTCGTAAATGTGCTGCGGATCATTTCCACGCTTTCCGGCGTATGAGGCTACTTTTGTGACAATGCCGGCACACAGCACGCTGCGACCCTGCAACAGTCACGGAGTCACAAGCGTTTTTACACCATGTCCCCAGCTCCGAAGAATATCTGGGTTCCGGACTACAGCCAAACTTAAACCCACCAATTAAGCCTAAGTGCGACAGCATTCTTTTGTTTTTGGCTTTCTTCAGGCGTTCGTGAACAGCAAGTGTCGTGGCTAATCGGAACCCATTACAGTCAGAGCTAGCGACTCTAGATACCACCGGGACGAACCCGCGATATTTTCATGATAAATAAAAACCCATGGGTCTCAGTGCCGGCTCTCTTCTAGTAGTCAGCAGAAACAGGCACCTGCCGCTTTAGGAATCAGATGCCTACTCAGATAACAGACAAGTTGAAAACACCCGATTACACAAACATTGAGGCTGCATGCTTCACAAGCAACACCCTCTCTTAGACCCATagccgcatgcagttgcaCATTTTGCAAAGAAAAGATGGACAAGAGTGCGCTCGCTGTTAAGACACTGCTCATGAAACCACGTCTCCTCCACAGTGGAAGCGTTTCTTGGGCGCGAAATTTGGCGTTTCTTCATTGCTTCTGCTTGTGGTTGAATCTGAAAGTTCGACTGTTGGTTTGTGGTCTGCCGTACCAAGGGAGCTGTGGAAGATCTGACTTTGCATGCCCGCCTGGAATTTCCGTACCATACACAGAACGCCTTTTCCtacttttcttttttccttcccgTGTTTCCCAAACGATAAAAATTACAACCTGCCAGCGACTTCCCTTTTTTCCGCAAAGTGTGACACTTTCGCTGGCGCAGTTCCcgcgcctttttctcttcgtcgtttcgGTGCTCTCGTGCGCCCGTCGTCCCGGAGACGGCCGACTCTTGCATCGGCAACCACTGCCAGAGCCCCCGTGGAACGGATTACCgatttttttctgttctcgaTCTGCCGTCGCTTCGCTGTCGTTACACCCCGCTCAATTACACTGATGACGAGCGACTGTGGCTGCTCGCTTTTCGCCCGGCCTCTGTTTACAGACAAGGGACAGCGGACACCGCTTTGTGTCGGGTCTTGAAGTGTAAGAATTTATTGCCAAAATACATATCGATGCATCTCTTCTTTGCATCCACCCACGTCTTTCTGCAAGATTCTGTATAGGCGAGACAGTCCGTCTCACTGCGCCGCTCCACGTTTGGGTCCTGTGCCATCGTTGTTTCCGATTGGGTTTTCCCTTGCCAGGACCTTACCCGCATCTATGGTTGCAGGTTTCCGAGTGCCTTTCGTCGCCGGGACCATGCTCAGGACCGGAGAGTTGCCGCGGCACCTTGCAGGGCGTTTCGCGCCCGGACTCATCGGCAGGTCTTCCACCGTTCCGTCTCCAGGTGTTGCGAATTTTTCTCGGCCACTTTTCTCCCGGCGGAGAGTCTTCTTGAATTCCAGCGTCGTTGCCGCGGCAGGAGAACCCTCTTGCTTGCGGCGAAACCCGTCCAGCGTGCTCATTCGCTTCCCGTCTACCCAACGGTTTCTTTCTACAAACCAAGAACCCACAAGAACTACCAGATCTTCTCCGGGAGCAAGAGAGGGGCCCGGTACCGGAGGACCCGCAAGTGCCGTCGGCGCCCAGCATGGGAAGTACGAGGTCCCGTTTTCGGCGAAGAGGCAAATGGATTTGAAGGTGGGTCCCTACACCAGAGGGAAAATCTTCATATCTCCGCGGGAGGACCCGAAAGAGTTCATCCTTTCTTGCCTCGTTGTTTTCGTCATGCTCTACACACTCTACAACCTACCCAGAGGTAAGACGGATGCCAAAGCGTGCTCACGTAGTTTTGCGACGGAATCAAGCCGTCAGGTGTGTTGCATGTGTATCGGTATCATTTACGATTCATTTAGAGGATTTGTGTAGCTGAGTCGGCAATGGTAACGCTCTTCGCTAAGTTAAAAAACGACGCATATTTCGTCCACGAAGACTGCCACTTTTCTTGGCGTGGCAGAGACTCGGGAACTTGCTACTCGAACTCCCATGTCTCTGTACGGAAGTCATACATGATACTGTAGTGGTTGTTTCGAAAGTCCTCTTGACTATGAAGCCCGTTGAGATTGTGGAAGATTTactctctgcctttctgtcCTCATGGCGTGATTTTTTTCCGCAACAAACGAAGTGAAACAGGTCAGCCGGAGTCTCCAGGGTGTGTGTTCCCCTTTCTCCAGACCAGAGAGGACCAAATTTCGATacctgtgtgtctgtgttctAAGAAACTGTA from the Toxoplasma gondii ME49 chromosome IX, whole genome shotgun sequence genome contains:
- a CDS encoding hypothetical protein (encoded by transcript TGME49_305900) — translated: MVAGFRVPFVAGTMLRTGELPRHLAGRFAPGLIGRSSTVPSPGVANFSRPLFSRRRVFLNSSVVAAAGEPSCLRRNPSSVLIRFPSTQRFLSTNQEPTRTTRSSPGAREGPGTGGPASAVGAQHGKYEVPFSAKRQMDLKVGPYTRGKIFISPREDPKEFILSCLVVFVMLYTLYNLPRGEFLWERRQRLIRERLLKEYGLTEADLDEIEGDEAPLSDDLPETCEATSLEGKELSR